From the genome of Deltaproteobacteria bacterium GWA2_45_12, one region includes:
- a CDS encoding transketolase, translated as MKKPSVAQLEEIARQLRIDILKMVHHAKCGHTGGPLSCIDLLTALYFYQMNIDPKNPLSPDRDRFVLSAGHTAPALYAILMRLGYIPKEEIFTLRKLGSVLQGHPKMHPEMGIEMSTGSLGQGMSISNGMALAARVDQKNYRVYSLESDGGSQEGMMWEGAMAAAFYKLDNRCALLDYNNVQIDGFVSDVMDVAPLDKKFESFGWNVIVIDGHKMAEIVCALDEAQKVKGKPTVIIGKTILGKGVSLFENKPKYHGVAPTDDELEVALKELNG; from the coding sequence ATGAAAAAGCCATCTGTTGCCCAATTAGAAGAAATTGCCCGTCAACTTCGTATTGATATTTTAAAAATGGTTCATCACGCCAAGTGCGGGCATACGGGGGGGCCGCTTTCATGCATTGATCTTCTGACGGCCCTTTATTTTTATCAAATGAATATCGATCCAAAAAATCCCTTATCGCCCGATCGGGATCGTTTTGTTTTATCGGCAGGGCATACAGCCCCCGCTCTTTATGCCATTTTGATGCGTCTGGGATACATTCCCAAAGAAGAAATTTTTACTTTACGTAAACTAGGTTCTGTTTTGCAAGGGCATCCTAAAATGCATCCCGAAATGGGGATTGAAATGTCCACGGGCTCGCTGGGGCAGGGCATGAGTATTTCCAACGGTATGGCGCTGGCCGCAAGGGTGGATCAAAAAAATTATCGTGTTTATTCATTAGAGTCAGATGGCGGATCCCAAGAAGGCATGATGTGGGAAGGGGCCATGGCCGCTGCTTTTTACAAGCTTGATAACCGTTGTGCCCTTCTTGATTACAACAATGTCCAGATTGATGGCTTTGTCAGCGACGTGATGGATGTAGCTCCCTTGGATAAAAAGTTTGAATCGTTTGGATGGAATGTCATTGTCATTGATGGACACAAGATGGCTGAGATTGTTTGTGCTTTAGATGAGGCCCAAAAGGTGAAAGGAAAACCCACAGTCATTATCGGGAAAACCATCCTGGGCAAAGGGGTTTCCCTTTTTGAAAACAAGCCCAAATACCATGGGGTGGCCCCTACCGATGATGAATTGGAAGTGGCCTTGAAGGAATTAAATGGGTAG
- a CDS encoding glutamate racemase, producing the protein MSTQPIGVFDSGIGGLTVLQEIRKVLPFEDLIYLGDTARVPYGTKSKETVLRYSVQNTHFLLEQNVKAVVVACNTASAYALDYLQSQFKVPVLGVIKPGAERAISLKSRNIGVIGTEGTIRSQAYAQALYKLDSQAVVVSKACPLLVGLAEEGWVKGEIVAKILEVYLKPFMAQKIDSLILGCTHYPLFKEEMARLLGKDITLVDSAEAVTTQLKKTLDDHSLKNPDAKRKGWAKFYSTDSPDRMKRIGHYFWGSEMGEITKVELANN; encoded by the coding sequence ATGTCCACCCAACCCATTGGAGTTTTTGATTCTGGTATTGGAGGCCTGACCGTTCTTCAGGAAATCCGGAAAGTCCTTCCTTTTGAAGATCTCATTTATTTGGGCGATACCGCCCGTGTTCCTTACGGGACCAAATCAAAAGAAACTGTTTTACGTTATTCAGTCCAGAACACCCATTTTCTTCTTGAGCAAAATGTGAAGGCGGTGGTTGTGGCATGCAATACGGCCTCGGCCTATGCTCTTGATTATTTGCAAAGCCAGTTCAAGGTGCCGGTGCTGGGCGTGATCAAACCAGGGGCCGAAAGGGCCATCAGTCTTAAATCCAGAAACATCGGCGTCATTGGTACTGAAGGAACCATTCGTTCCCAAGCTTATGCACAGGCCCTTTATAAACTTGATTCGCAGGCTGTTGTCGTTTCGAAGGCGTGTCCCCTTTTGGTGGGCTTGGCTGAAGAAGGATGGGTCAAAGGAGAGATTGTGGCCAAGATTCTGGAAGTTTATTTAAAGCCCTTCATGGCCCAGAAAATTGATAGCCTTATTTTGGGATGCACCCATTATCCTCTTTTCAAGGAAGAAATGGCGCGTCTCTTGGGGAAGGATATCACCCTTGTTGATTCAGCCGAGGCTGTAACAACCCAGTTAAAAAAGACCCTTGATGATCATTCTTTGAAAAATCCGGATGCAAAACGTAAAGGATGGGCGAAATTTTATTCCACCGATTCTCCCGACCGCATGAAACGCATTGGGCATTATTTTTGGGGAAGCGAAATGGGGGAGATCACCAAGGTGGAACTGGCAAACAATTGA
- a CDS encoding ribonuclease III: protein MGFFSFFRDKISRHERKHLKYFEKKLGYVFSNKRLLRRALSHKSYANEKRLGATHHNERYEYLGDAVLELAVSDVLMHLFPESDEGDLSKLRAAVVNETSLAELARKISVGDFMFLGRGEDNGQGRQKDSLLSDAFEAVLGAVYLDGGFKPAFKVVKALFGDVMNKALNQDITRDYKTKMQEESQTRFQTVPRYTLYSESGPDHDKTFEVHLYIRENLYGKGLGKSKKQAEQNAAQEALEKIVNGE from the coding sequence ATGGGCTTTTTTTCTTTTTTTAGGGATAAAATTTCCCGCCATGAGCGCAAACATTTAAAATATTTTGAAAAAAAACTGGGTTATGTTTTTAGTAACAAGAGGCTTTTAAGACGGGCCTTATCCCATAAGTCGTATGCCAACGAAAAAAGGCTTGGAGCCACTCATCACAACGAGCGCTATGAATATCTGGGGGATGCGGTCTTGGAACTGGCTGTCAGCGATGTCCTCATGCATCTTTTTCCCGAATCGGATGAGGGCGATTTATCCAAATTACGCGCGGCAGTTGTCAATGAAACTTCGCTTGCCGAACTGGCACGAAAAATTTCTGTGGGTGATTTTATGTTTTTGGGCCGCGGGGAAGACAATGGGCAGGGAAGACAAAAAGATTCCCTCTTGTCCGATGCTTTCGAGGCTGTTCTTGGAGCCGTTTATCTGGATGGAGGATTTAAGCCTGCTTTTAAGGTGGTAAAAGCTTTGTTTGGCGATGTCATGAACAAGGCTTTAAATCAGGATATTACCCGCGATTACAAAACAAAAATGCAGGAAGAATCCCAGACTCGATTTCAAACCGTGCCCCGCTATACACTTTATTCTGAATCAGGCCCCGATCACGACAAGACTTTTGAAGTTCATTTATACATTCGTGAAAACTTGTATGGAAAAGGTTTGGGGAAGAGTAAGAAACAAGCTGAACAGAATGCCGCTCAAGAGGCGTTGGAAAAGATAGTGAATGGTGAATAG
- a CDS encoding GTPase Era, protein MFKSGYIAILGAPNAGKSTLLNSILEEKLAAVSAKPQTTRKRFLGIYTTKTCQMIFLDTPGIHSSDKQLNQFMHQEVMEAITDADVLVFLVSLDQELSEELVRVHQWVQKKFPEKKRILVTNKVDLSHVTPATLSAVGGFGQAGAQGLDSRFPESRVAGSRGGNDVGRVILRGQEVIVHFSGLENIPISSLTGEGIPDLLKKLEEFLSEGQAFYPEEDLTTENMRSIVAEIIREKAFENLHEEIPYGLAVEILKFKESVGAPLAAPPTHITANLVVERDSQKGMVIGKAGAMIKKIGSLARADIEKLLDGKIFLELQVKVDKNWTKDPRRLAYYGYEIPRK, encoded by the coding sequence ATGTTCAAATCCGGCTACATCGCAATCCTTGGCGCTCCCAATGCCGGGAAATCAACCCTGCTTAACTCTATTTTGGAAGAAAAACTGGCAGCGGTGAGTGCCAAGCCCCAGACCACACGCAAAAGATTTCTTGGAATTTACACGACAAAAACCTGCCAGATGATTTTTCTGGATACACCGGGAATCCATTCTTCAGACAAACAATTAAATCAGTTCATGCATCAGGAGGTAATGGAAGCTATTACCGATGCCGATGTGTTGGTGTTTCTTGTTTCTTTGGACCAGGAATTGTCGGAAGAGTTGGTCAGGGTGCACCAATGGGTGCAAAAAAAATTTCCGGAAAAAAAAAGGATTTTGGTGACCAATAAGGTGGACCTCTCTCATGTCACCCCCGCCACGTTATCCGCCGTAGGCGGATTCGGTCAAGCGGGGGCCCAGGGACTGGATTCCCGCTTTCCAGAATCCCGCGTTGCGGGATCACGGGGCGGGAATGACGTTGGGCGTGTGATACTGCGTGGGCAAGAAGTGATCGTTCATTTCTCTGGTCTTGAAAACATTCCCATTTCCTCCCTGACAGGTGAGGGAATTCCCGATCTCCTAAAAAAATTGGAAGAGTTTTTGTCCGAGGGCCAGGCCTTTTATCCCGAAGAGGATCTCACCACCGAAAACATGCGCAGCATTGTAGCCGAAATCATCCGCGAAAAAGCCTTTGAAAATTTGCACGAAGAAATCCCGTATGGTTTGGCAGTGGAGATTTTAAAGTTTAAAGAGAGTGTAGGGGCGCCGCTTGCTGCGCCCCCTACCCACATCACCGCCAACCTCGTTGTCGAACGCGATTCCCAAAAGGGGATGGTCATTGGAAAAGCGGGGGCCATGATCAAAAAAATCGGCAGTCTGGCACGGGCCGATATTGAAAAATTGTTGGATGGAAAAATATTTTTAGAGCTACAGGTGAAGGTCGATAAAAATTGGACAAAAGATCCCAGGAGGCTAGCCTATTACGGTTATGAAATTCCCAGGAAATAA